A DNA window from Theobroma cacao cultivar B97-61/B2 chromosome 5, Criollo_cocoa_genome_V2, whole genome shotgun sequence contains the following coding sequences:
- the LOC18598007 gene encoding auxin-responsive protein SAUR32 — MSVVIQKCEKRHVGLVMLRLLTEKLLRVISIFPSRGTDHSIVEFVEDVEETKMVPKDVKEGHFAVIAVKGGKQKRFILELSCLRNPAFLTLLEQAKEEYGFRQKGVLVLPCEPEELQKILEDSTKIYR, encoded by the coding sequence ATGTCTGTGGTAATTCAGAAGTGCGAAAAACGCCATGTAGGGCTTGTAATGCTCAGGCTTTTAACTGAAAAGCTGTTAAGAGTCATATCAATCTTTCCATCAAGAGGGACTGATCACAGTATTGTTGAGTTTGTTGAAGATGTAGAAGAAACAAAGATGGTCCCAAAAGATGTGAAGGAAGGGCATTTTGCAGTGATTGCAGTCAAAGGTGGAAAACAGAAGAGGTTTATCCTGGAGTTAAGCTGTCTGAGAAACCCAGCATTCCTGACGCTGCTAGAGCAGGCTAAAGAGGAATATGGATTCCGACAAAAGGGAGTGCTTGTACTTCCTTGTGAACCTGAAGAGTTACAGAAGATTTTAGAAGACAGCACAAAGATATATAGATAA